A window of Raineyella sp. W15-4 contains these coding sequences:
- a CDS encoding MFS transporter codes for MTTPSSVHAPVRATPPPVTGYSGTLIAACSAVFVSQAISALPASLNGLFQSSLGISGIQLTWITAAFMVTVVVFEFTFGVLGDMYGRKKLVLGGAALALVGSTVSALAPTVEVVWVGAAINGLGAGAMFPGSLSLVAAITHSADQRAKAIAMWAGALSLACAAGPLAGGILSSGGNWRLSYWFLAVIAVVALLLTAFLAVESSAPEGRKLDVPGQLAFAAGLLLVLYGVIQGAEDGWGSPRIIGAFVLGAVLLGLFVLIENRVASPILHLGLFRDRAFASTALVAVLGMFTFLGFGYGVSMWLGPVQHMPPIMIALAFVIVQAPTFVLVPLLSRLLRVVSPMWLLAGGWALMGIGTLVFSRLDVTHHSFTPLVVPCLLVGFGFALALNSMTAVALNNVPMHLVGMGSATINMIRDLGFALGPALVGSIALGHAARAFDRNLGTAGLSPADLQAAQQVNQLAGPLAVNGLPQGAPGSLASGIALQSLGDGFSRGLLVAAIAAFAAAVLTVVLMAGVTVHDPDPEALFDPLHPAVDSTPVVDLPIPVHPDQPGFERGTRHDHA; via the coding sequence ATGACCACCCCCTCGTCCGTGCATGCCCCGGTGCGCGCCACGCCACCGCCCGTCACCGGATACTCGGGAACCCTGATCGCTGCTTGCTCCGCCGTCTTCGTCTCCCAGGCCATCAGTGCTCTGCCCGCCTCACTGAACGGCCTGTTCCAGTCCTCCCTCGGGATCTCCGGCATCCAGCTCACCTGGATCACCGCGGCCTTCATGGTCACCGTCGTCGTGTTCGAGTTCACCTTCGGTGTGCTGGGCGACATGTACGGCCGCAAGAAGCTCGTCCTCGGAGGCGCCGCCCTGGCGCTCGTCGGCAGCACCGTCTCCGCGCTCGCCCCCACCGTCGAGGTGGTCTGGGTCGGTGCGGCGATCAACGGCCTCGGGGCCGGCGCGATGTTCCCAGGGTCCCTGTCCCTGGTAGCCGCCATCACCCACTCCGCCGACCAGCGGGCCAAGGCGATCGCCATGTGGGCCGGAGCCCTCTCCCTCGCCTGTGCGGCCGGGCCATTGGCGGGCGGCATCCTGTCGTCCGGCGGCAACTGGCGGTTGTCGTACTGGTTCCTGGCCGTCATTGCCGTCGTTGCTCTGCTGTTGACCGCCTTCCTCGCCGTGGAGTCCTCCGCGCCCGAGGGTCGCAAGCTCGACGTCCCCGGCCAGCTTGCCTTCGCCGCCGGTCTGCTGCTCGTCCTCTACGGCGTCATCCAGGGGGCCGAGGACGGCTGGGGCAGTCCGCGTATCATCGGCGCCTTCGTCCTGGGGGCGGTGCTGTTGGGCCTGTTCGTGCTGATCGAGAACCGGGTCGCCTCGCCGATCCTGCACCTCGGCCTCTTCCGGGATCGGGCCTTCGCGTCCACCGCGCTCGTCGCGGTGCTCGGCATGTTCACTTTTCTGGGCTTCGGCTACGGCGTCAGCATGTGGCTCGGCCCGGTCCAGCACATGCCGCCGATCATGATTGCACTGGCCTTCGTGATCGTCCAGGCCCCGACCTTCGTCCTCGTGCCGCTGCTGTCCCGTCTGCTCCGGGTCGTCAGTCCGATGTGGTTGCTCGCCGGCGGGTGGGCGCTGATGGGGATCGGCACCCTGGTGTTCAGCCGGCTGGACGTCACGCACCACTCCTTCACCCCGTTGGTCGTGCCGTGCCTACTGGTCGGTTTCGGTTTCGCCCTGGCTCTGAACTCGATGACGGCCGTCGCGCTGAACAACGTGCCGATGCACCTGGTCGGCATGGGCAGTGCGACCATCAACATGATCCGTGACCTCGGTTTCGCTCTCGGTCCGGCGCTGGTCGGCTCGATCGCGCTGGGCCACGCCGCCCGCGCCTTCGACCGGAACCTCGGCACCGCCGGTCTGTCACCGGCGGACCTGCAGGCGGCCCAGCAGGTGAACCAGCTCGCCGGCCCGCTGGCTGTGAATGGCTTGCCACAGGGTGCCCCTGGCTCGCTGGCGTCCGGCATCGCCCTGCAGTCCCTGGGTGACGGGTTCTCCCGTGGTCTCCTGGTGGCTGCCATCGCGGCCTTCGCCGCCGCGGTCCTCACCGTTGTCCTGATGGCCGGTGTGACGGTGCATGACCCTGACCCCGAGGCCCTTTTCGACCCGCTGCATCCGGCCGTCGACTCCACCCCGGTTGTCGACCTGCCGATCCCTGTCCACCCTGACCAGCCCGGCTTCGAGAGGGGCACTCGGCATGACCACGCCTGA
- a CDS encoding FAD-dependent oxidoreductase, with amino-acid sequence MTTPESALVIGGGFSGTSAALELAKRGVRVDLVEISAEWGSYGAGISIGGPTLRALRTLGVLDRYLAEGAAFDGTDVLTAEGRPLAALPTPRVAGDDVPGNGAIMRPTLQRILSEAAVAAGVRAHLGSTATDLIDDGDGVTAVLTDGSRDRYDVVVAADGLYSRTRRTLFPDIPGPRYSGQGVWRAVLPLDPAIDHTTLWVGDDLKVGLNPVSDREMYLFVNENIPVHRRVPDDELLPRLGALLERFTDPRVRSARDHLSGTSLISFRPLEGLLVSTPWHAGRVVLIGDAVHATTPHLASGAGIGIEDAIVLAEELSSGGEVEDALAAFERRRWDRCAMVVRNSGRLGEIEITGGDRHEHADLMDASFTALLQPI; translated from the coding sequence ATGACCACGCCTGAATCCGCTCTCGTCATCGGCGGAGGCTTCTCGGGGACCTCTGCTGCCCTCGAGCTGGCGAAGCGTGGCGTACGTGTCGACCTTGTCGAGATCAGTGCCGAGTGGGGGTCGTACGGTGCCGGGATCAGCATCGGCGGCCCCACGTTGCGGGCCCTGCGGACCCTGGGCGTCCTGGATCGGTACCTCGCCGAGGGAGCGGCCTTCGACGGGACGGACGTGCTCACCGCTGAGGGACGGCCGCTGGCCGCCCTGCCCACCCCCCGAGTGGCCGGGGACGATGTCCCGGGCAACGGTGCCATCATGCGACCGACGCTCCAGCGGATCCTGTCGGAGGCCGCCGTGGCCGCCGGCGTCCGGGCTCACCTGGGCAGCACCGCGACCGACCTGATCGACGACGGCGACGGCGTCACCGCCGTCCTGACCGACGGGTCCCGGGACCGCTACGACGTCGTCGTGGCCGCCGACGGCCTGTACTCCCGGACACGCCGGACACTGTTCCCCGATATCCCCGGCCCCCGCTACAGCGGGCAGGGGGTGTGGCGGGCTGTCCTGCCGCTCGATCCGGCCATCGACCACACCACTCTGTGGGTCGGTGACGACCTCAAGGTCGGGCTGAACCCCGTGTCCGACCGTGAGATGTACCTCTTCGTCAACGAGAACATCCCGGTCCACCGCCGGGTGCCCGACGACGAGCTGCTGCCACGGCTGGGAGCCCTGCTCGAGCGGTTCACCGACCCGCGGGTGCGGTCCGCCCGCGACCACCTCTCCGGGACCTCGCTCATCTCCTTCCGCCCCCTCGAGGGGCTGCTGGTGTCCACGCCCTGGCATGCGGGCAGGGTGGTGCTGATCGGTGACGCCGTGCACGCCACCACGCCGCACCTGGCGTCGGGGGCCGGCATCGGGATCGAGGACGCCATCGTCCTGGCCGAGGAACTGTCCTCTGGGGGTGAGGTCGAGGATGCGCTGGCCGCTTTCGAACGGCGTCGCTGGGACCGGTGTGCGATGGTCGTCCGCAACTCCGGTCGCCTGGGCGAGATCGAGATCACCGGCGGGGATCGCCACGAGCATGCTGACCTGATGGACGCGTCGTTCACCGCCCTGTTGCAGCCGATCTGA
- a CDS encoding ferredoxin — MSISITLDTSKCQAYGLCMGIAPDHFDVPAGRSIAVLLRDAAEDDEREDLEEAVRSCPAQAITLIAIG, encoded by the coding sequence ATGAGCATCTCCATCACACTCGATACCTCCAAGTGCCAGGCCTACGGGCTGTGCATGGGCATCGCCCCCGACCACTTCGATGTCCCGGCCGGCCGGTCCATCGCCGTCCTGCTGCGCGACGCCGCAGAGGACGACGAGCGGGAGGATCTCGAGGAAGCCGTCCGCAGCTGCCCGGCGCAGGCCATCACCCTCATCGCGATCGGCTGA
- a CDS encoding FAD/NAD(P)-binding oxidoreductase translates to MGQPKNVLVVGGSAAGLAAADGLREGGHEGLITLLTAEKQAGYDRPTLSKALLSGTGEPEVRALRSPQHFADKDLRLRTGVSAARLDPERRVVVADGGEEFPYDVLVIATGVRNRTLTTDEGEVLPTMRTSEDLAVIRDRVAASEAITVVGAGFIGLEVAASLRERGKEVTLFGAHPLPMDHIIGPEVAGIIRDEHRRHGVDLRAETFVTGIGGEAGGYVLRYTDREGIEHTHPSGCVIAGIGVTPNIEWLEDSGLCLDGGVVTDAAGRTNLPEVWAAGDVAYYFHPLYDELVRVHHWTNAVEQGRVVGLNIARGTDTAFRTVPYFWTDMFGRKYHYYGRRRGGDESVLAVGSYADDEFLVMFGAGGKIHAVVSRGCGRVLRGYRKLLQCGAGWDEALAHAGITTARAGA, encoded by the coding sequence ATGGGTCAGCCGAAGAACGTCCTCGTCGTCGGAGGCTCCGCTGCCGGCCTGGCCGCGGCCGACGGTCTACGGGAAGGCGGACACGAGGGCCTGATCACCCTCCTCACCGCGGAGAAGCAGGCCGGGTACGATCGGCCGACCCTCTCGAAGGCCCTGCTCTCGGGGACCGGCGAGCCCGAGGTCCGTGCGTTGCGTAGCCCCCAGCACTTCGCGGACAAGGACCTTCGGCTGCGCACCGGCGTCAGCGCGGCCCGGCTCGACCCCGAGCGCCGGGTCGTCGTCGCGGACGGCGGCGAGGAGTTCCCGTACGACGTGCTGGTGATCGCCACCGGCGTCCGCAACCGCACCCTCACCACCGACGAGGGAGAGGTACTGCCGACGATGCGGACCAGCGAGGACCTGGCCGTGATCCGTGACCGCGTCGCAGCGAGTGAGGCGATTACCGTGGTCGGCGCCGGATTCATCGGTCTCGAGGTCGCGGCGAGCCTGCGCGAGCGGGGCAAGGAGGTCACCCTCTTCGGCGCCCATCCGCTGCCGATGGACCACATCATCGGCCCGGAGGTCGCCGGGATCATCCGTGATGAGCACCGCCGCCACGGTGTCGATCTGCGCGCCGAGACCTTCGTCACTGGGATCGGCGGCGAGGCCGGCGGGTACGTCCTGCGCTACACCGACCGCGAAGGCATCGAACACACCCACCCCAGCGGGTGCGTGATCGCCGGCATCGGCGTCACCCCGAACATCGAATGGCTGGAGGACTCGGGCCTGTGCCTGGACGGCGGTGTGGTCACCGACGCGGCGGGACGGACGAACCTCCCCGAGGTGTGGGCCGCCGGCGACGTGGCCTATTACTTCCACCCGCTCTACGACGAGCTCGTCCGGGTGCACCACTGGACGAACGCGGTCGAACAGGGCCGGGTCGTCGGCCTCAACATCGCCCGGGGCACCGACACCGCGTTCCGGACCGTGCCGTACTTCTGGACCGACATGTTCGGCCGCAAGTACCACTACTACGGCCGTCGCCGGGGCGGCGACGAGTCCGTCCTCGCGGTCGGGTCGTACGCCGACGACGAGTTCCTGGTGATGTTCGGCGCCGGCGGGAAGATCCATGCCGTCGTCTCGCGTGGGTGCGGACGCGTCCTGCGTGGCTACAGGAAGCTGCTGCAGTGCGGAGCCGGCTGGGACGAGGCGCTGGCCCACGCGGGCATCACCACCGCACGAGCCGGGGCCTGA
- a CDS encoding aromatic ring-hydroxylating oxygenase subunit alpha, with amino-acid sequence MHRYQSPSPDDAAYIDAVVDRVEASLDESLLPVDIFNDDRIFAAEMQRIFTKNWVFMGHESEIPNKGDFVMRRIGVDRVILVRDSTGTIRVLNNHCRHRGTEICHEDSGNTSVFKCPYHGWAYKNDGDWAGAPLMKDAYGEKLDARDWGLLRAPKVETLFGFVFASLSEDVPPLREALGDAVWAFEAIFNLHEDGVEVLGPPEVFTVKADWKNGAENFAGDAYHVGTTHYSNTLDGFIPGLNNVAVAAHGYDFGNGNSFIGHSIHELIAPPFTLWGYPEEVRSQFQFDRLDDVQREMIENRPPTIGTIFPNLSYLRFPQPYKENEWPIPFTNIRVWQPVAPGVMELWTWEFEYTCAPQEYKDKAYLAGQYGFGSGGVFEQDDTVVWEGIAKAGKSSWAREAGMRLHLRQKRNGPDPEWQGPGRYYESILGEYLQEEFYRRWVKEMRSHKTTQPAEIRAAGIAAGGAETVGTTASTETALAAIAETEKKQGALA; translated from the coding sequence ATGCACCGGTACCAATCCCCGAGCCCGGACGACGCCGCGTACATCGACGCCGTCGTCGACCGGGTCGAGGCCTCGCTCGACGAGAGCCTGCTGCCCGTCGACATCTTCAACGACGACCGGATCTTCGCCGCCGAGATGCAGCGCATCTTCACGAAGAACTGGGTCTTCATGGGTCACGAGTCGGAGATCCCGAACAAGGGGGACTTCGTGATGCGCCGGATCGGCGTGGACCGGGTCATCCTGGTCCGCGACAGCACAGGCACGATCCGCGTTCTGAACAACCACTGCCGCCACCGCGGTACGGAGATCTGTCACGAGGACAGCGGCAACACCTCGGTCTTCAAATGCCCTTACCACGGCTGGGCGTACAAGAACGACGGTGACTGGGCCGGTGCCCCGCTGATGAAGGACGCGTACGGCGAGAAGCTCGACGCGCGTGACTGGGGCCTGCTGCGCGCGCCCAAGGTGGAGACCCTGTTCGGGTTCGTCTTCGCCTCGCTGTCCGAGGACGTTCCGCCGCTGCGCGAGGCGCTCGGCGACGCGGTGTGGGCCTTCGAGGCGATCTTCAACCTGCACGAGGACGGCGTGGAGGTGCTCGGTCCGCCGGAGGTCTTCACCGTCAAGGCGGACTGGAAGAACGGTGCGGAGAACTTCGCGGGCGACGCTTACCACGTCGGTACCACCCACTACTCCAACACCCTGGACGGCTTCATCCCCGGCTTGAACAACGTCGCGGTGGCGGCCCACGGCTACGACTTCGGCAACGGCAACAGCTTCATCGGTCACTCGATCCACGAGCTGATCGCGCCGCCGTTCACCTTGTGGGGCTATCCGGAGGAGGTGCGCAGCCAGTTCCAGTTCGACCGTCTCGACGATGTGCAGCGGGAGATGATCGAGAACCGCCCGCCGACCATCGGCACGATCTTCCCGAACCTCAGCTACCTGCGCTTCCCCCAGCCGTACAAGGAGAACGAGTGGCCGATCCCGTTCACCAATATCCGCGTCTGGCAGCCGGTCGCGCCGGGCGTGATGGAGCTGTGGACCTGGGAGTTCGAATACACCTGCGCCCCTCAGGAGTACAAGGACAAGGCCTACCTCGCCGGCCAGTACGGCTTCGGCTCCGGAGGTGTCTTCGAGCAGGACGACACCGTCGTCTGGGAGGGCATCGCCAAGGCGGGCAAGAGCTCCTGGGCCCGGGAGGCCGGTATGCGCCTGCACCTCAGGCAGAAGCGCAACGGGCCCGACCCCGAGTGGCAGGGTCCCGGCAGGTACTACGAGTCGATCCTCGGTGAGTACCTCCAGGAGGAGTTCTACCGCCGCTGGGTCAAGGAGATGCGTTCGCACAAGACCACCCAGCCAGCAGAGATCAGGGCCGCCGGGATCGCGGCCGGCGGGGCCGAGACCGTGGGGACGACGGCGAGCACCGAAACCGCGCTGGCCGCCATCGCCGAGACCGAGAAGAAGCAGGGGGCCCTGGCATGA
- a CDS encoding aromatic-ring-hydroxylating dioxygenase subunit beta yields the protein MTSEQVDLTAEQLRHLAEDFLAREAKLLDERRYDQWLEMIDDDVLYEVPIRAAKFDYDEETSAGAFRIRDDRYLLALRVKRLATGQAWAEVAPSRTLRVVGSVIVERGELPDVINVESAVLLYRQRGHDELGDIIPVRRTDRLRITDTGLKLFRRHAVLATAILHTPNLGVFL from the coding sequence ATGACCAGCGAACAGGTCGACCTGACCGCCGAGCAGCTGCGCCACCTGGCCGAGGATTTCCTGGCTCGCGAGGCCAAACTGCTCGACGAGCGCCGCTATGACCAGTGGCTGGAGATGATCGACGACGACGTCCTCTACGAGGTGCCGATCCGCGCCGCGAAGTTCGACTACGACGAGGAGACCAGCGCCGGCGCCTTCCGCATCCGTGACGACAGGTACCTGCTCGCGCTACGGGTGAAGCGGTTGGCCACCGGCCAGGCCTGGGCCGAGGTGGCCCCGTCCCGGACACTCCGGGTCGTCGGCAGTGTCATCGTCGAGCGGGGCGAGCTCCCGGACGTGATCAACGTCGAGAGTGCCGTCCTGCTCTACCGCCAGCGCGGCCACGACGAACTCGGCGACATCATCCCTGTCCGCCGGACCGACCGACTGCGGATCACTGACACCGGGCTCAAACTGTTCCGTCGCCACGCCGTCCTGGCCACCGCCATCTTGCACACGCCGAACCTCGGCGTCTTCCTCTGA
- a CDS encoding SDR family oxidoreductase, translating to MQMLENDVVLVIGGGSGLGLGVVRHCLGEGARVAVLEVSTAKVEQLREEFGSDVLTIRGDVTELADVESAREEILATYGHIDAVIACQGIFDGQVPVADIAPRRLATLFDEVFHVNVLGHLLVASVFREALAARQGALVLTSSTAAYAADGGGAVYTATKGAIRSLVGQLAFEFAPDIRVNGVAPAGIAGSKLAGPGTLGLAGATQDAIPKDAFLSTFRRVSLLRELPTAEEYGPVYAFLASRHNTIMTGQTVVADQGLLNRAVLTAPAR from the coding sequence ATGCAGATGCTCGAGAACGACGTAGTCCTCGTGATCGGTGGAGGATCCGGGCTGGGCCTCGGGGTCGTACGGCACTGTCTCGGCGAAGGGGCCCGGGTCGCGGTTCTCGAGGTCTCGACGGCGAAGGTCGAGCAGCTGCGTGAGGAGTTCGGTTCCGACGTCCTGACCATCCGCGGTGACGTGACCGAGCTCGCCGACGTCGAGTCGGCCCGGGAGGAGATCCTCGCGACGTACGGCCACATCGACGCCGTCATCGCCTGCCAGGGCATCTTCGACGGACAGGTCCCGGTCGCCGACATCGCCCCCCGGCGACTCGCGACCCTGTTCGACGAGGTGTTCCACGTCAACGTGCTGGGCCACCTGCTGGTGGCCAGCGTGTTCCGCGAGGCACTCGCCGCCCGTCAGGGCGCCCTCGTCCTCACCTCTTCCACCGCTGCGTACGCCGCTGACGGGGGAGGGGCCGTCTACACGGCAACCAAGGGGGCGATCCGTAGCCTGGTCGGCCAGCTGGCCTTCGAGTTCGCCCCCGACATCCGGGTGAACGGGGTGGCCCCCGCCGGGATCGCCGGCAGCAAGCTGGCCGGCCCGGGCACCCTCGGGCTCGCCGGGGCCACCCAGGACGCCATCCCCAAGGACGCCTTCCTGTCCACCTTCCGGCGCGTGTCGCTGCTCCGGGAGTTGCCCACCGCCGAGGAGTACGGACCCGTCTACGCCTTCCTGGCATCGCGTCACAACACGATCATGACCGGCCAGACCGTCGTGGCCGACCAGGGGCTGCTCAACCGCGCGGTCCTGACCGCGCCGGCCCGCTGA
- a CDS encoding VOC family protein, whose translation MTTTKNYGLTGLEELRFAVEDLAAATRFAEDWGLTRLDDSAEFRAIDGSRVEFVRTDLSDPRATPVGDASGLAEITWGVRSADDLEALRRELATDREAVIGPDGVLRSHDDLGFRLAFRITRREKVDYAVTRYNSPQQPDRIDSRAARYDRAEPFQLSHLAIGVDDAWQAAQFYLDRLGFRVSDRYANRGIFARCSAEGNHHDVFFMNAKQPGTRFNHLAWKVRDVHEVILGGQAFDAKGWQTFAGPGRHLVSSACFWYFLTPFGGSWEYAADEDMVTEQWEPQDFAAEAHIFSQWTFGLEKSDGTLRGPISGSRPAANDPRDPESMVVG comes from the coding sequence GTGACCACCACCAAGAACTACGGCCTCACCGGCCTGGAGGAACTGCGCTTCGCCGTCGAGGACCTGGCGGCCGCCACCCGCTTCGCCGAGGACTGGGGACTGACCCGCCTCGACGACTCCGCGGAGTTCCGTGCCATCGACGGTTCCCGTGTCGAATTCGTCCGTACCGACCTGTCCGACCCGCGGGCCACCCCGGTCGGGGACGCCAGCGGTCTGGCCGAGATCACCTGGGGCGTACGCTCCGCCGACGATCTGGAGGCTCTCCGTCGGGAACTGGCCACCGATCGGGAGGCGGTCATCGGTCCGGACGGGGTGCTGCGCAGCCACGACGACCTCGGCTTCCGGCTGGCGTTCCGCATCACCCGCCGGGAGAAGGTCGACTATGCCGTGACCCGCTACAACTCCCCGCAGCAGCCCGATCGGATCGACAGCCGCGCCGCCCGTTACGACCGCGCTGAGCCGTTCCAGCTCAGCCACCTGGCCATCGGCGTCGATGACGCCTGGCAGGCTGCCCAGTTCTACCTCGACCGGCTGGGCTTCCGGGTCTCCGACCGGTACGCCAACCGGGGGATCTTTGCCCGCTGTTCCGCCGAGGGCAACCACCACGACGTGTTCTTCATGAACGCCAAGCAGCCGGGGACCCGCTTCAACCACCTGGCCTGGAAGGTCCGGGATGTGCACGAGGTGATCCTCGGTGGCCAGGCCTTCGACGCGAAGGGGTGGCAGACCTTCGCCGGCCCGGGCCGACACCTGGTCTCCTCGGCCTGCTTCTGGTACTTTCTCACCCCGTTCGGCGGCTCGTGGGAGTACGCCGCCGACGAGGACATGGTTACCGAGCAGTGGGAGCCACAGGATTTCGCGGCCGAGGCGCACATATTCTCCCAGTGGACCTTCGGGCTGGAGAAGTCGGACGGCACGCTGCGCGGACCGATCTCCGGCAGTCGGCCGGCCGCGAATGACCCGCGCGACCCGGAATCGATGGTGGTCGGATGA
- a CDS encoding alpha/beta fold hydrolase, producing MTTPGTVTAAPEIIASTNAGPATTTWVELLDTQVRILRGRYRTRVLEAGQGPALVLLHGTGGHLENWVRNIPRLSRHFHVIALDFLWHGRSQTEDFDPELIPPLVDQVTDVMDVLGIETAAVEGQSLGGWVAMQLALRHPERVGRLVLTTTMGFDPAEGAIPGFVEPNWASNLAGSLDVLRNPTYDNVRTRMTRILADPERITDEAILIRQALYRQPALAAVQQRFITEYQTGDAVRRHRVSDPMAGEIACPTLVYWGDHNRTPPAYGRYLADRVRDGRFHCAADTGHWAQFESAEQHDAVVTAFLLGVDSVRGTATGHGTESEHLMEHDHCADPVRTTGRNEPMADVTGRWDIVSWVQDFDDGRQVYPLGEELEGFIRYTPDGDMVCLIARADRTPFTTGGQWNAADVEKAAAYSSVLAYAGTYDIEGDTVVHHVDLSLFPNWEGGDQRRRFILREDGTLALEARLEDGTAEARTARLVWRRPADRAA from the coding sequence ATGACCACCCCCGGGACGGTGACTGCAGCGCCGGAGATCATTGCCTCGACGAACGCGGGGCCGGCCACCACCACGTGGGTCGAACTGCTCGATACCCAGGTCAGGATCCTCCGGGGCCGCTACCGGACCCGCGTCCTCGAGGCGGGGCAGGGGCCCGCGCTGGTCCTGCTGCACGGCACCGGAGGCCACCTGGAGAACTGGGTGCGCAACATTCCCCGGCTGTCCCGGCACTTCCACGTGATCGCGCTGGACTTCCTGTGGCACGGACGCTCCCAGACCGAGGACTTCGACCCGGAGCTGATCCCGCCCCTGGTCGACCAGGTCACCGATGTGATGGATGTGCTCGGCATCGAGACGGCCGCGGTCGAGGGGCAGTCGCTCGGCGGCTGGGTCGCCATGCAGCTGGCCCTGCGCCATCCGGAGCGGGTGGGCCGGTTGGTGCTGACCACCACGATGGGTTTCGACCCGGCGGAGGGTGCCATCCCCGGCTTCGTGGAGCCGAACTGGGCGTCGAACCTCGCCGGTTCCCTGGACGTCTTGCGGAACCCGACCTACGACAACGTCCGCACCCGGATGACCCGAATCCTCGCCGACCCGGAACGGATCACCGACGAGGCGATCCTGATCCGCCAGGCGCTGTACCGGCAGCCGGCGCTGGCGGCGGTGCAGCAACGGTTCATCACCGAGTACCAGACCGGTGACGCGGTCCGTCGTCACCGGGTGTCCGACCCAATGGCCGGGGAGATCGCCTGCCCGACGCTCGTCTACTGGGGCGACCACAACCGCACCCCTCCGGCATACGGCCGGTATCTCGCCGACCGGGTCCGGGACGGCCGATTCCACTGCGCCGCCGACACCGGGCATTGGGCGCAGTTCGAGAGCGCGGAGCAGCACGACGCCGTCGTCACGGCGTTCCTGCTCGGGGTGGACTCCGTCCGGGGCACCGCGACCGGTCACGGGACGGAGTCCGAGCACCTCATGGAGCACGATCACTGCGCCGACCCCGTCCGGACCACAGGAAGGAACGAGCCGATGGCGGACGTCACCGGGCGCTGGGACATCGTCAGTTGGGTGCAGGACTTCGACGACGGTCGGCAGGTGTATCCCCTGGGCGAGGAGCTGGAGGGCTTCATCCGCTACACCCCTGACGGCGACATGGTCTGCCTGATCGCCCGGGCGGACCGTACGCCCTTCACCACCGGTGGACAGTGGAACGCTGCCGATGTGGAGAAGGCTGCCGCCTATTCGTCCGTGCTCGCCTACGCCGGGACGTACGACATCGAGGGCGACACCGTCGTCCACCACGTCGACCTGAGTCTCTTCCCCAACTGGGAGGGTGGTGACCAGCGTCGCCGCTTCATTCTCCGTGAGGACGGCACCCTCGCCCTGGAGGCCCGCCTCGAGGACGGCACCGCCGAGGCCCGTACCGCCCGCCTGGTCTGGCGGCGTCCGGCTGACCGGGCCGCCTGA
- a CDS encoding FAD-dependent oxidoreductase, with translation MTIPDTFKVLIIGGGTGGMCSAITVGRLGADVDLIDIDTNWRPTGAGITITGATLRALKDIGVYDEIAAQGYVGDGIRVCTVDGEFIREIATPIPAEAGVAGCGGITRPVLHSILSRHVREAGTDVRLGLSVDRLEQDADGVKVTFSDGTSGRYDLVVGADGINSRTREQIFPEAPKPEYTGQSVWRIFTERPEGVDQRHFFLGGRNKVGFTPVSDTEMYLFVNQRTEKIWRDPETLPAELRSLLEGYGGHAGRIRDAITDDTEVIFRPLEAFVLPAPWHVGRVVLIGDAAHPTTPQLASGAGIAVEDALVLAEEIAQAGGDVPGALAAFTARREKRCRLVVNSSVKIGRLEQAQASPEEQTAVVDEALAALALPI, from the coding sequence ATGACCATCCCCGACACCTTTAAGGTCCTGATCATCGGCGGCGGCACCGGCGGCATGTGCAGCGCCATCACCGTCGGCCGCCTCGGTGCGGACGTCGACCTGATCGACATCGACACCAACTGGCGTCCCACCGGTGCCGGCATCACCATTACCGGTGCGACCCTGCGTGCGCTCAAGGACATCGGCGTCTACGACGAGATCGCCGCGCAAGGCTACGTGGGCGACGGCATTCGCGTCTGCACGGTCGACGGCGAGTTCATCCGGGAGATCGCGACCCCGATCCCGGCCGAGGCCGGCGTGGCCGGCTGCGGTGGCATCACCCGACCGGTGCTGCACAGCATCCTGTCCAGGCACGTCCGAGAGGCCGGCACCGACGTCCGTCTCGGGCTGTCGGTCGACCGGCTCGAGCAGGACGCCGACGGAGTGAAGGTGACCTTCAGCGACGGCACCAGTGGCCGGTACGACCTGGTCGTCGGTGCCGACGGCATCAACTCGCGTACCCGCGAGCAGATCTTCCCGGAGGCACCGAAGCCTGAATACACCGGACAGAGCGTCTGGCGGATCTTCACCGAGCGACCCGAGGGGGTCGACCAGCGCCACTTCTTCCTGGGCGGGAGGAACAAAGTCGGCTTCACCCCGGTGTCCGACACTGAGATGTATCTCTTCGTGAACCAGCGCACGGAGAAGATCTGGCGCGATCCGGAGACCCTGCCGGCCGAGCTCCGCAGCCTGCTTGAGGGCTACGGGGGGCACGCCGGCCGGATCCGCGACGCGATCACCGACGACACCGAGGTGATTTTCCGGCCCTTGGAAGCCTTCGTCCTGCCCGCTCCGTGGCACGTCGGACGTGTCGTGTTGATCGGGGACGCGGCGCATCCCACCACGCCGCAGCTGGCCTCCGGCGCCGGCATCGCCGTCGAGGACGCCCTCGTCCTGGCCGAGGAGATCGCCCAGGCCGGTGGCGACGTGCCCGGCGCCCTGGCCGCCTTCACCGCCCGGCGGGAGAAGCGGTGCCGGCTGGTGGTGAACAGCTCGGTGAAGATCGGCCGGCTCGAGCAGGCCCAGGCCTCACCCGAGGAACAGACCGCCGTCGTCGACGAGGCCCTCGCCGCGCTGGCGCTGCCGATCTGA